A window of Candidatus Hydrogenedentota bacterium contains these coding sequences:
- a CDS encoding 4-hydroxy-2-oxovalerate aldolase, which yields MRKSKALAKIRAGKPVRMCVMGHFIPPFVHMAARANFDCIWLDLEHRLIPEQQLQALLTHFQLADIDCMLRPSTLEKSRLYRYLEDGAAGLMIPHVSTAEKAEMLVQSVKFPPLGDRGLDGAGLDTRYTLMDGKEYADAANRETFLVVQIETPEAIENVDAIAAVEGVDGIFVGPGDLGLRLRTYPDLPSLDECIERAAAAAKRHGKAWGMPAGTPEALKKYTAMGAQLLAHGSDFGAIMGTIEASARNLDEALG from the coding sequence ATGAGAAAGAGCAAGGCCCTCGCCAAGATCCGCGCTGGAAAGCCCGTCCGCATGTGCGTCATGGGACATTTCATTCCCCCCTTCGTGCATATGGCCGCGCGGGCGAACTTTGACTGCATCTGGCTGGACCTGGAGCACCGGCTCATCCCCGAGCAACAGCTTCAGGCGTTGTTAACACACTTTCAGCTCGCGGATATCGATTGCATGCTGCGGCCTTCGACGTTGGAGAAGTCGCGGCTCTATCGCTACCTCGAAGACGGCGCGGCGGGTCTGATGATCCCTCACGTGTCCACGGCGGAGAAGGCGGAGATGCTGGTGCAGTCGGTGAAGTTTCCGCCGCTCGGTGATCGCGGCCTGGACGGGGCGGGCCTGGACACGCGCTATACGCTCATGGATGGGAAGGAATACGCCGACGCGGCGAATCGCGAGACCTTCCTCGTGGTGCAGATCGAGACGCCCGAAGCGATTGAAAATGTGGACGCGATTGCGGCGGTGGAAGGGGTGGACGGGATTTTCGTCGGCCCCGGCGATCTGGGGCTGCGCCTGCGCACCTACCCGGACCTGCCCAGCCTGGACGAATGCATCGAGCGCGCGGCGGCGGCCGCCAAGCGCCACGGCAAGGCCTGGGGCATGCCCGCGGGCACGCCGGAAGCCCTGAAAAAATACACCGCCATGGGCGCGCAGTTGCTCGCCCATGGCAGTGATTTCGGTGCGATTATGGGGACGATTGAAGCCAGCGCCAGGAATCTGGATGAGGCGCTGGGGTGA
- a CDS encoding sodium/solute symporter (Members of the Solute:Sodium Symporter (SSS), TC 2.A.21 as described in tcdb.org, catalyze solute:Na+ symport. Known solutes for members of the family include sugars, amino acids, nucleosides, inositols, vitamins, urea or anions, depending on the system.) codes for MSEYFVGSGAMNPFLIGVSLFATLLSTITYLSIPGEVAGKGPMYIMTLLALPFVFPMVAYVLLPVYMKTRVTSAYELLETRLGLSIRLIGVAQFLALRLVWMSLLIYLMAKAMSKMMDLDESAIPWIVLVIGFVSVTYTALGGLRAVVITDLVQTMLMFGGAILVVIMISIDMGGFSWFPTTWQPHWDVQPLYSFDPSTRLTVLGTFFNIWIWYVCTAGGDQLSVQRFMATKDVKAARRAYAIQLCASTAITLILFLVGFAVMGYFNHHPEFLPAGYDLKVNADDLYPRFISHHLPMGISGLVISAMFAAAMSSVDSGVNSITAVVMTDLMDRFGKKPTTEKGHVRAATILAFTIGGLVMIGSAFVGNIEGNITEVCSKTANLLVTPIFGLFFFALFVKCANAPGVWVGWFFGTAAAVLTAFSGEIFGWDPITGNPPISFEWIPLISITINLVTGYIACIIFASFTKPTTAPA; via the coding sequence ATGTCGGAGTATTTCGTGGGCAGCGGGGCCATGAATCCCTTCCTCATCGGCGTCTCCCTCTTCGCCACGCTCCTGAGCACCATCACCTATCTTTCCATTCCCGGCGAAGTGGCCGGCAAGGGGCCCATGTATATCATGACCCTGCTCGCCCTGCCCTTTGTCTTTCCCATGGTGGCCTATGTCCTCCTCCCGGTCTATATGAAGACGCGGGTGACCAGTGCCTACGAATTGCTCGAGACCCGCCTCGGCCTGAGCATTCGACTCATTGGCGTGGCCCAGTTCCTCGCCCTGCGCCTCGTGTGGATGTCCCTCCTCATCTACCTCATGGCCAAGGCCATGTCGAAGATGATGGATCTCGACGAGAGCGCCATCCCCTGGATCGTCCTCGTCATCGGCTTCGTCTCCGTCACCTATACAGCCCTCGGCGGCTTGCGCGCGGTGGTCATCACCGATCTGGTTCAGACCATGCTCATGTTTGGCGGCGCGATTCTTGTCGTCATCATGATCTCCATCGACATGGGCGGGTTTTCCTGGTTCCCCACCACCTGGCAGCCCCACTGGGACGTACAGCCCCTCTACAGCTTCGACCCGAGCACGCGCCTCACCGTCCTCGGTACCTTCTTCAACATCTGGATCTGGTATGTGTGCACCGCCGGGGGCGACCAGCTCTCCGTGCAGCGATTCATGGCCACCAAAGATGTGAAGGCCGCGCGCAGGGCCTACGCCATCCAGCTTTGCGCCAGCACCGCCATCACGCTGATCCTTTTCCTCGTGGGCTTCGCCGTGATGGGTTATTTCAATCATCACCCGGAGTTCCTGCCCGCCGGCTATGATCTAAAGGTCAATGCCGACGATCTCTACCCCCGCTTCATCTCGCACCATCTCCCGATGGGGATCTCCGGTCTCGTTATCTCCGCCATGTTCGCCGCCGCCATGTCCAGCGTGGACTCCGGCGTGAATTCCATCACGGCTGTCGTCATGACCGATCTGATGGACCGATTTGGCAAGAAGCCCACGACGGAAAAGGGTCACGTTCGGGCGGCAACAATTCTGGCCTTTACCATCGGCGGACTGGTCATGATAGGCAGCGCATTCGTTGGCAATATCGAAGGCAATATCACCGAGGTATGCAGCAAAACCGCCAACCTCCTGGTGACCCCCATATTCGGCCTCTTTTTCTTTGCCCTGTTCGTGAAATGCGCCAACGCGCCCGGCGTCTGGGTCGGCTGGTTCTTTGGCACGGCCGCCGCCGTCCTCACGGCCTTCTCCGGTGAAATCTTCGGATGGGACCCGATCACGGGTAATCCTCCCATTAGTTTCGAGTGGATTCCCCTCATCTCCATCACCATCAATCTGGTCACCGGCTACATCGCCTGCATCATCTTCGCAAGCTTCACCAAACCCACCACCGCACCAGCCTGA
- a CDS encoding DUF1553 domain-containing protein, translated as MALSVSFCAFADAPDFATQVLPILEQNCFKCHGPEQQKSGLRLDSLAALFVKSAVVPGDPESSRMIQAIRHADADLKMPPDAKLPDDAIATLESWVAAGTPWPGTTVDAARTEARAQIAAEIDGNEKYWAFRPPAKPALPEVADARWSSNPIDTFVFRKLTDQGLTPSPAADRHTLIRRLYLDVLGLPPTPEEVDAFVANPDPGAYDALVDQVLASPHYGERWARHWLDVVRFAETYGFEMNQPRPNAWRYRDYVINAFNQDLPYTQFIREQLVGDALGADTATGFLVAGPKDMVTSPDIVLTKNQRDTELHDMVTTTAGAFLGLTAGCAKCHDHKFDPISQRDYYQMRAIFAGVKHGDREIRSPERDAQLAKAKVVSEQIAKLAGQLSAFTPMAVLDVTAIDDEGPLVPATGPARTTLWVRPMERGVLGKSETEPGESYALWTANTGQVLMSWHPATTGEQRIHLSWIVDKDRCTKVTYLLDADGNPATRDDQTPLATVDQTRAASQRETDTGENIWSGFFDAGIHTLTEQSAILLRADDNKGKVAADLVAMGATALAARPQLRPAVNYAKNEDRFAPIEAKALRFTVGKVNQHGACIDELEIYTSGDMPENIALAGAGAIPSASSEYGNELHTIAHLNDGKYGNSFSWIPKEGDTGWAQIDFPAPRVIDRVIWGRDREDKFKDRLATEYTIEVQTADGAWRTVANQRDRAPFGIKTPNVAQYATAGLDSAGRERLASLLASQKTLETEFKTLSDVPKIYGGVFTDPEPTHFLYRGDPMAEREAVNPGGLSHVGAPLQLTDATPEQERRKMLADWIASADNPLTARVMVNRIWQHHFGRGIVDTPSDFGAMGARPTNQELLDWLAATFIEEGWKPKALHRRILLSQTYRQSSAPRPDALAADAASVYLWRFPPRRLEAEPIRDAILATSGVLDLAMGGPGYNAFEPNDNYVRVYTPKKTFGPEEWRRMIYQYKPRVAQDETFGIFDCPDGGQHQPRRTTSTTPLQALNLLNSPFMNQQAELLARRLQSECTAPEDQAARAFRLAYSRDALEEEKAASAEFIKEHGLMLFCRALYNTNEFLYVN; from the coding sequence ATGGCACTATCGGTTTCTTTCTGCGCATTCGCGGATGCACCCGACTTCGCCACGCAAGTCCTTCCCATCCTGGAGCAAAACTGCTTCAAGTGCCACGGCCCCGAACAACAGAAATCCGGTCTGCGCCTGGATTCCCTGGCGGCGTTGTTCGTCAAGTCTGCCGTTGTCCCGGGTGATCCCGAGAGCAGCCGAATGATCCAGGCCATTCGTCACGCCGATGCCGACCTGAAGATGCCGCCCGACGCCAAACTCCCCGACGATGCCATCGCAACGCTCGAGTCCTGGGTGGCCGCGGGCACGCCCTGGCCCGGCACCACCGTGGACGCCGCCCGGACCGAAGCCCGCGCGCAGATTGCCGCCGAGATCGATGGCAATGAAAAATACTGGGCCTTTCGCCCGCCTGCGAAGCCCGCCTTACCCGAAGTGGCCGACGCGCGGTGGTCCTCGAATCCCATCGATACCTTCGTCTTCCGGAAGCTCACCGATCAGGGCCTCACTCCCTCGCCAGCGGCCGATCGCCATACGCTCATCCGTCGCCTCTACCTCGATGTGCTTGGTCTCCCGCCCACGCCGGAAGAAGTCGATGCCTTCGTCGCCAATCCCGATCCAGGGGCCTACGACGCCCTCGTCGATCAAGTCCTCGCGTCCCCCCACTACGGCGAGCGCTGGGCGCGCCACTGGCTCGACGTCGTCCGCTTCGCAGAGACCTACGGCTTTGAAATGAACCAACCGCGCCCGAACGCCTGGCGTTATCGCGACTATGTAATCAACGCATTTAATCAGGACCTTCCCTACACCCAGTTCATCCGCGAACAACTCGTGGGCGACGCCCTGGGCGCGGACACCGCCACAGGCTTTCTGGTCGCGGGCCCGAAAGACATGGTGACCAGTCCCGACATCGTGCTGACCAAAAACCAGCGCGACACGGAACTCCACGATATGGTCACCACCACCGCCGGCGCCTTCCTGGGGCTTACCGCCGGTTGCGCCAAGTGCCACGATCACAAATTCGACCCCATCTCCCAGCGCGATTACTACCAGATGCGCGCCATCTTTGCGGGCGTAAAACACGGCGACCGCGAGATCAGGTCCCCCGAGCGGGACGCCCAACTGGCCAAGGCCAAGGTAGTCTCCGAGCAAATCGCAAAGCTCGCGGGACAGCTCTCCGCCTTCACCCCCATGGCCGTGCTCGACGTCACCGCCATCGACGATGAGGGCCCCCTCGTCCCCGCGACGGGCCCCGCGCGCACCACCCTCTGGGTTCGCCCCATGGAGCGCGGCGTTCTCGGCAAGTCCGAGACGGAGCCCGGCGAAAGCTATGCACTCTGGACCGCCAACACCGGCCAGGTCCTCATGTCGTGGCACCCCGCAACGACCGGCGAGCAGCGAATCCACCTCTCCTGGATCGTAGACAAGGATCGCTGCACCAAAGTGACCTACCTGCTCGACGCGGATGGCAACCCCGCCACCAGGGACGATCAGACGCCCCTCGCTACCGTCGATCAAACCCGCGCCGCCTCACAGCGCGAAACCGACACCGGCGAGAATATCTGGAGCGGCTTCTTCGACGCGGGTATCCACACCCTGACTGAGCAAAGCGCCATCCTCCTCCGCGCCGACGACAACAAGGGCAAAGTGGCGGCGGATCTCGTCGCGATGGGTGCGACCGCACTGGCTGCGCGTCCCCAGCTTCGCCCCGCTGTAAACTATGCGAAGAACGAAGACCGCTTCGCGCCCATCGAAGCCAAAGCCCTCCGCTTCACCGTCGGCAAGGTCAACCAGCACGGCGCCTGCATCGACGAACTCGAAATTTACACCAGCGGTGACATGCCCGAGAATATTGCCCTGGCCGGTGCCGGCGCAATCCCCTCCGCCTCCAGCGAATACGGCAACGAGCTCCACACCATTGCGCACCTGAACGACGGCAAATACGGCAACAGTTTCAGTTGGATCCCCAAAGAGGGCGACACCGGCTGGGCCCAGATCGACTTTCCCGCGCCTAGGGTAATCGACCGCGTCATCTGGGGCCGCGACCGCGAAGACAAGTTCAAAGATCGCCTCGCCACGGAATATACCATCGAGGTCCAGACCGCCGACGGCGCCTGGCGCACCGTGGCCAACCAGCGCGACCGCGCCCCCTTCGGCATCAAAACGCCCAACGTCGCCCAATACGCCACCGCCGGCCTCGACAGCGCCGGTCGGGAACGGCTCGCATCGCTCCTTGCATCGCAGAAAACCCTTGAAACCGAATTCAAGACCCTGAGCGATGTTCCGAAAATCTACGGCGGCGTCTTCACCGACCCCGAGCCCACCCACTTCCTCTACCGCGGCGATCCCATGGCCGAGCGCGAAGCGGTCAACCCCGGCGGTCTGTCCCACGTCGGCGCGCCCCTCCAACTGACCGACGCCACGCCCGAGCAGGAACGGCGCAAGATGCTCGCGGACTGGATCGCCAGCGCGGACAACCCCCTCACCGCCCGCGTCATGGTCAACCGCATCTGGCAGCATCATTTCGGTCGCGGCATCGTCGATACCCCCAGCGATTTCGGCGCCATGGGCGCACGCCCCACCAACCAGGAACTCCTCGACTGGCTCGCCGCCACCTTCATCGAAGAAGGCTGGAAGCCCAAGGCCCTCCACCGCCGCATTCTCCTTTCCCAGACCTATCGCCAGTCCAGCGCCCCCCGGCCCGACGCCCTCGCCGCCGACGCGGCCAGCGTCTACCTCTGGCGCTTCCCCCCGCGACGCCTCGAAGCCGAGCCCATCCGCGACGCCATCCTCGCCACCAGCGGCGTCCTCGACCTCGCCATGGGCGGCCCCGGCTACAACGCCTTCGAGCCCAACGACAACTACGTCCGCGTCTACACACCCAAGAAAACCTTCGGCCCCGAAGAATGGCGCCGCATGATCTACCAATACAAACCCCGCGTAGCGCAAGACGAAACCTTCGGCATCTTCGACTGCCCCGACGGCGGCCAGCACCAGCCAAGACGCACGACCTCCACCACGCCATTACAGGCCCTCAACCTCCTCAACAGCCCCTTCATGAACCAGCAGGCCGAACTTCTCGCCAGGCGGTTGCAAAGCGAATGCACCGCCCCCGAAGACCAGGCCGCCCGCGCCTTCCGCCTGGCCTACTCGCGCGATGCGCTGGAAGAAGAAAAGGCGGCCTCTGCGGAGTTCATTAAGGAACACGGTCTCATGCTGTTTTGTCGCGCGCTCTATAATACGAATGAGTTTTTGTATGTGAATTGA